The Coffea arabica cultivar ET-39 chromosome 8e, Coffea Arabica ET-39 HiFi, whole genome shotgun sequence genome window below encodes:
- the LOC113703332 gene encoding protein ECERIFERUM 26-like, whose amino-acid sequence MAEVSWICKRTVVSTKPVEAGKFCPLSVLDRIMEHNHVRVVLYYRCPKERKAGESIKMLRESLAELLSAYPIMTGRLLKTAEGHWMIKCNDAGVRMVEARAKGSVDKWLQNFDREKELNLAHWEPMFHKLYFWSTFYVQLTEFEEGGLAIGLSCGHLLSDPICVTIFIKAWADMTLNGKMVTPPLFHRLPRRRQCNETTNPQPFPELINYYKSTLEKPVPVVQAKQTTIKIAFSDEMVRSCIAMSHAPGSPDEPSPTPFQALAGLFWVGISKIKGLKNGLISMSICLDMRKVLGLDKGFFGNCMVYNQVPGDGIEEYELSKAANAIREVVDTMDAEGIMNLIEWMEGKADQFSCLMNGYDLICVDLEHVDSYSAIFEDNFKPIHASYYIEPTVGEGMILVLPSPLAEGSFSRVVMITLPEDEAINLLEDKLIQQFSPTILMMADKKYTTANSDP is encoded by the exons ATGGCTGAAGTTTCATGGATTTGCAAACGAACAGTAGTGAGCACAAAGCCAGTTGAAGCAGGAAAATTCTGCCCTCTATCAGTTCTAGACCGCATTATGGAACACAATCATGTGCGCGTTGTGCTCTATTATCGGTGCCCCAAAGAGAGGAAGGCTGGGGAATCGATTAAAATGCTAAGAGAATCATTAGCTGAGTTGCTTTCTGCTTATCCCATTATGACGGGACGGTTACTGAAGACAGCAGAAGGGCATTGGATGATCAAGTGTAATGATGCAGGTGTAAGAATGGTAGAGGCAAGAGCAAAAGGGAGCGTGGACAAATGGCTGCAGAATTTTGACAGGGAGAAGGAGCTCAACCTTGCACACTGGGAGCCAATGTTTCACAAGCTGTATTTCTGGTCTACCTTTTATGTTCAG CTAACTGAATTCGAAGAAGGGGGACTTGCAATTGGCTTGAGCTGTGGTCACCTACTTTCTGATCCCATATGTGTTACCATATTCATCAAAGCATGGGCTGACATGACTTTGAATGGGAAGATGGTAACTCCTCCACTATTTCACAGATTGCCACGAAGAAGACAATGCAATGAGACCACTAACCCCCAACCCTTCCCTGAATTGATAAATTATTACAAATCAACTCTAGAAAAACCAGTCCCAGTGGTTCAAGCAAAACAAACAACTATAAAAATAGCATTCAGTGATGAAATGGTCAGAAGTTGCATAGCCATGAGCCATGCACCAGGGTCACCTGATGAGCCAAGCCCAACGCCTTTTCAAGCCCTTGCTGGACTATTTTGGGTTGGCATAAGCAAAATCAAAGGCCTAAAAAATGGTTTAATCAGCATGTCTATTTGTTTGGACATGAGAAAAGTTCTAGGCTTGGACAAAGGCTTCTTTGGGAACTGCATGGTTTATAATCAGGTACCTGGAGATGGTATAGAAGAATATGAACTTTCTAAAGCAGCAAATGCAATAAGAGAAGTGGTGGATACAATGGATGCAGAAGGGATCATGAACTTGATTGAGTGGATGGAAGGAAAAGCAGATCAATTTTCTTGCTTGATGAATGGTTATGATCTCATTTGTGTTGATCTAGAGCATGTGGATTCATATTCAGCCATTTTTGAAGACAATTTCAAGCCAATTCATGCATCTTATTACATTGAACCAACAGTAGGAGAGGGAATGATTTTAGTCCTCCCATCACCACTGGCTGAGGGTTCATTTAGTCGCGTAGTTATGATCACACTTCCTGAAGATGAAGCCATTAACCTTCTTGAAGACAAGTTAATCCAGCAATTTTCCCCAACCATTCTGATGATGGCAGATAAGAAGTACACTACTGCAAACTCTGATCCTTGA